From the genome of uncultured Bacteroides sp.:
TTGTTGCTAAAGAGAAAATTGAAATTACCTCTATTGGTATTGATACATGGGGTGTGGATTTCGTTTGCATTGATAAAGATGGTGAGATCCTTCGTAATCCTTATAGTTACAGAGATCCTCACACTGTGGGAGCTCCTGAAGAATTCTTTAAGAAAATGCCTCGTGAGAAAGTATATGGTTTGACTGGAATCCAGATTATGAACTTCAATACTTTGTTCCAGTTGGCAACTATTCAAAAAAACAACTCTTCAGTATTGCCTGTTACTGACAAGATTCTGTTTATTCCGGATGCATTGTCTTACATGCTTACAGGTAAGATGGTTACTGAATATACATTTGCTTCTACATCTCAGATGCTTAATCCGGAAACAAAGCAATTTGATCCGGAATTATTGGAGGCTATTGGGATTAAGAAAGAAATGTTCAACGATATTGTTTATCCGGGAACTGTTGTTGGTTCTCTTTCTAAATCAGTTAAAGAGCAAACAGGCCTGGGAGATATTCCTGTAATTGCAGTAGCTGGACACGATACTGCTTCTGCCGTTGCTGCCGTACCTGCTGAAAATAAAAACTTTGCATATTTAAGTTCTGGTACCTGGTCATTGATGGGTATTGAGTTGGATAAGCCAGTTGTAACCAAGGAAAGTTATGAGCTGAACTTCACAAATGAAGGTGGAGTTGAAGGAACTATTCGTTTCTTAAAGAATATTTGTGGTATGTGGTTGCTTGAACGCTGCCGTAAAGAATGGGAAAAAGATTACTCTTATGGCGAATTGATCGATGCAGCATTAGCTGCTCCAGCTTTTAAAAGCCTGATTAATCCAGATGCACCATGTTTTGCAAATCCGGTTTCAATGATTGATGCGATTAAAAAATATTGTGTAAAGA
Proteins encoded in this window:
- the rhaB gene encoding rhamnulokinase — protein: MENKNFFAVDLGATSGRTILGTVKDGSIELRELTRFPNNIIEVNGHFYWDIFALYNEIVNGLKLVAKEKIEITSIGIDTWGVDFVCIDKDGEILRNPYSYRDPHTVGAPEEFFKKMPREKVYGLTGIQIMNFNTLFQLATIQKNNSSVLPVTDKILFIPDALSYMLTGKMVTEYTFASTSQMLNPETKQFDPELLEAIGIKKEMFNDIVYPGTVVGSLSKSVKEQTGLGDIPVIAVAGHDTASAVAAVPAENKNFAYLSSGTWSLMGIELDKPVVTKESYELNFTNEGGVEGTIRFLKNICGMWLLERCRKEWEKDYSYGELIDAALAAPAFKSLINPDAPCFANPVSMIDAIKKYCVKTNQPVPETFGEITRCIFESLALRYRQVLESLEKMSTYPIEKLHVIGGGSKNNLLNSFTSNALGLEVIAGPSEATAIGNVMLQAKAAGLVPDIQKMRELIRSSVEVNVFTPTDEELWSSAYVDFLKVYREDI